One Corynebacterium efficiens YS-314 DNA segment encodes these proteins:
- a CDS encoding TetR/AcrR family transcriptional regulator has translation MLDAAERLIVAGEGRVPTIAEVAAEVGLARSSVYLDVASGKDMIIQLLLQAIPAWLDSLTAELDRVGPGPAERLAAYVRVTLPLFVEGSHGPLMSAASTLPETFADERVQESHNGLDPALRELLGDEGDTVRP, from the coding sequence GTGCTCGACGCGGCGGAACGGTTGATCGTCGCCGGTGAGGGGAGGGTCCCCACCATCGCCGAGGTGGCCGCTGAGGTCGGGTTGGCCCGCTCCAGTGTCTACCTCGATGTGGCTTCCGGCAAGGATATGATCATTCAGCTGCTGCTCCAGGCCATCCCGGCATGGTTGGACAGTCTGACCGCCGAACTCGACCGCGTGGGTCCTGGCCCGGCGGAGCGCCTGGCGGCGTATGTCCGGGTCACCCTGCCCCTGTTCGTGGAGGGTTCTCACGGGCCGCTGATGTCCGCGGCCAGCACCCTCCCCGAGACCTTCGCCGATGAACGGGTCCAGGAATCACACAATGGTCTGGACCCGGCCTTGCGTGAACTCCTGGGCGATGAGGGGGACACCGTCCGCCCCTGA
- a CDS encoding DNA-directed RNA polymerase subunit beta, translated as MLEGPILAVSRQTKSVVDIPGAPKRYSFAKVSAPIEVPGLLDLQLDSFAWLIGTPEWRARQQEEFGEGARITSGLENILEELSPIQDYSGNMSLSLSEPRFEPVKNTIDEAKEKDINYAAPLYVTAEFVNNTTGEIKSQTVFIGDFPMMTDKGTFIINGTERVVVSQLVRSPGVYFDQTIDKSTERPLHAVKVIPSRGAWLEFDVDKRDSVGVRIDRKRRQPVTVLLKALGWTTEQITERFGFSEIMMSTLESDGVANTDEALLEIYRKQRPGEQPTRDLAQSLLDNSFFKAKRYDLAKVGRYKINRKLGLGGDNDGLMTLTEEDIATAIEYLVRLHAGERVMTSPTGEEIPVETDDIDHFGNRRLRTVGELIQNQVRVGLSRMERVVRERMTTQDAESITPTSLINVRPVSAAIREFFGTSQLSQFMDQNNSLSGLTHKRRLSALGPGGLSRERAGIEVRDVHPSHYGRMCPIETPEGPNIGLIGSLASYARVNPFGFIETPYRRVIDGKLTDQIDYLTADEEDRFVVAQANTHYDEDGVITDESVTVRLKDGDIAMVSRTDVDYMDVSPRQMVSVGTAMIPFLEHDDANRALMGANMQKQAVPLVRAEAPFVGTGMELRAAYDAGDLVITPKAGVVENVTADIVTIMDDEGKRDTYVLRKFQRTNQGTSYNQKPLVNQGDRVEAGQVIADGPGTFNGEMSLGRNLLVAFMPWEGHNYEDAIILNQNIVEQDILTSIHIEEHEIDARDTKLGAEEITRDIPNVSEEVLKDLDERGIVRIGADVRDGDILVGKVTPKGETELTPEERLLRAIFGEKAREVRDTSMKVPHGETGKVIGVRRFSREDDDDLAPGVNEMIRVYVAQKRKIQDGDKLAGRHGNKGVVGKILPQEDMPFLPDGTPVDIILNTHGVPRRMNIGQVLETHLGWLAAAGWSVDPEDPKNAELIKTLPKELYDVPAGSLTATPVFDGASNEELAGLLANSRPNRDGDVMVNADGKATLIDGRSGEPYPYPVSIGYMYMLKLHHLVDEKIHARSTGPYSMITQQPLGGKAQFGGQRFGEMEVWAMQAYGAAYTLQELLTIKSDDVVGRVKVYEAIVKGENIPDPGIPESFKVLLKELQSLCLNVEVLSADGTPMELAGDDDDFDQAGASLGINLSRDERSDADTA; from the coding sequence GTGCTGGAAGGACCCATCTTGGCAGTCTCCCGCCAGACCAAGTCAGTCGTCGATATCCCCGGTGCACCCAAGCGTTACTCCTTCGCTAAGGTGTCCGCGCCCATCGAGGTGCCCGGGCTACTAGATCTTCAACTCGATTCCTTCGCCTGGCTGATCGGCACGCCTGAGTGGCGCGCACGTCAGCAGGAGGAGTTCGGCGAGGGAGCCCGCATCACCAGCGGACTCGAGAATATTCTCGAGGAGCTCTCCCCGATCCAGGATTACTCTGGAAACATGTCCCTGAGCCTCTCGGAGCCACGCTTCGAGCCCGTCAAGAACACCATTGACGAGGCCAAGGAAAAAGACATCAACTACGCGGCCCCACTGTATGTGACCGCGGAGTTCGTCAACAACACCACCGGTGAGATCAAGTCCCAGACTGTCTTCATCGGTGATTTCCCGATGATGACCGACAAGGGAACCTTCATCATCAACGGAACCGAGCGTGTTGTGGTCAGTCAGCTCGTCCGCTCGCCGGGCGTGTACTTCGACCAGACCATCGACAAGTCCACCGAGCGTCCGCTGCACGCCGTGAAGGTGATCCCTTCCCGCGGTGCGTGGCTGGAGTTCGACGTCGACAAGCGTGACTCCGTCGGTGTGCGCATCGACCGCAAGCGCCGCCAGCCTGTCACCGTGCTGCTGAAGGCACTGGGCTGGACCACCGAGCAGATCACCGAGCGCTTCGGCTTCTCCGAGATCATGATGTCCACCCTGGAGTCCGACGGTGTCGCGAACACCGACGAGGCCCTCCTGGAGATCTACCGCAAGCAGCGTCCGGGCGAGCAGCCCACCCGCGACCTTGCGCAGTCCCTCCTGGACAACAGCTTCTTCAAGGCCAAGCGCTACGACCTGGCCAAGGTCGGTCGTTACAAGATCAACCGCAAGCTGGGTCTCGGTGGCGACAACGATGGCCTGATGACCCTGACTGAAGAGGACATCGCCACCGCCATCGAGTACCTCGTCCGCCTGCATGCAGGTGAGCGCGTCATGACCTCACCCACCGGTGAGGAGATCCCGGTGGAGACCGACGACATCGACCACTTCGGTAACCGTCGTCTGCGTACCGTCGGTGAACTGATCCAGAACCAGGTCCGCGTCGGCCTGTCCCGCATGGAGCGCGTCGTCCGCGAGCGCATGACCACCCAGGATGCGGAGTCCATCACTCCGACCTCCCTGATCAACGTGCGCCCGGTCTCCGCTGCCATCCGTGAGTTCTTCGGAACCTCGCAGCTGTCGCAGTTCATGGACCAGAACAACTCGCTGTCGGGTCTGACCCACAAGCGTCGTCTGTCGGCTCTCGGCCCGGGTGGTCTGTCCCGTGAGCGCGCCGGCATCGAGGTGCGAGACGTTCACCCGTCCCACTACGGCCGCATGTGCCCGATTGAAACCCCGGAAGGCCCGAACATCGGCCTGATCGGTTCCCTGGCGTCCTACGCCCGCGTGAACCCCTTCGGTTTCATCGAGACCCCCTACCGTCGTGTCATCGACGGTAAGCTCACCGATCAGATCGACTACCTGACCGCCGACGAGGAAGACCGCTTCGTCGTCGCCCAGGCGAACACCCATTACGACGAAGACGGTGTGATCACCGACGAGTCTGTGACCGTCCGCCTGAAGGACGGCGACATCGCCATGGTCTCCCGCACCGATGTGGACTACATGGACGTGTCCCCACGTCAGATGGTCTCCGTGGGTACCGCGATGATTCCGTTCCTCGAGCACGATGACGCCAACCGTGCCCTCATGGGTGCGAACATGCAGAAGCAGGCCGTTCCGCTGGTCCGCGCCGAGGCCCCCTTCGTGGGCACCGGCATGGAGCTGCGCGCAGCCTACGACGCCGGCGACCTCGTGATCACCCCGAAGGCCGGTGTGGTGGAGAACGTCACCGCCGACATCGTCACCATCATGGACGACGAGGGCAAGCGCGACACCTACGTGCTGCGCAAGTTCCAGCGCACCAACCAGGGCACCAGCTACAACCAGAAACCACTGGTCAACCAGGGCGACCGCGTTGAGGCCGGTCAGGTCATCGCCGACGGCCCGGGTACCTTCAACGGTGAGATGTCCCTGGGACGTAACCTGCTCGTGGCCTTCATGCCGTGGGAGGGTCACAACTACGAGGATGCGATCATCCTCAATCAGAACATCGTCGAGCAGGACATCCTGACCTCGATCCACATCGAGGAGCATGAGATCGATGCCCGCGACACCAAACTCGGTGCCGAGGAGATCACCCGTGACATCCCGAACGTCTCCGAGGAGGTCCTCAAGGACCTCGACGAGCGCGGCATCGTCCGCATCGGTGCGGACGTCCGTGACGGCGACATCCTGGTGGGTAAGGTCACCCCGAAGGGCGAGACCGAGCTGACCCCGGAGGAGCGCCTGCTGCGCGCCATCTTCGGTGAGAAGGCCCGCGAGGTCCGCGACACCTCCATGAAGGTGCCGCACGGTGAAACCGGCAAGGTCATCGGTGTCCGCCGGTTCTCCCGCGAGGACGATGACGACCTGGCCCCGGGCGTCAACGAGATGATCCGTGTCTACGTTGCCCAGAAGCGCAAGATCCAGGACGGCGACAAGCTCGCCGGCCGCCACGGCAACAAGGGTGTCGTGGGCAAGATCCTGCCGCAGGAGGACATGCCGTTCCTGCCGGACGGTACCCCGGTCGACATCATCCTGAACACCCACGGTGTTCCACGTCGTATGAACATCGGTCAGGTCCTGGAGACCCACCTGGGTTGGCTGGCTGCCGCCGGCTGGTCCGTGGACCCCGAAGACCCGAAGAACGCCGAGCTGATCAAGACCCTGCCCAAGGAGCTTTACGACGTTCCCGCAGGCTCACTGACCGCCACCCCGGTGTTCGACGGTGCCTCCAACGAGGAACTCGCAGGACTGCTCGCCAACTCGCGCCCGAACCGTGACGGTGACGTCATGGTCAACGCGGACGGCAAGGCCACCCTCATCGACGGTCGTTCCGGCGAGCCGTACCCGTACCCGGTCTCCATCGGTTACATGTACATGCTCAAGCTGCACCACCTGGTGGATGAGAAGATCCACGCCCGTTCCACCGGTCCGTACTCCATGATCACCCAGCAGCCGCTCGGTGGTAAGGCGCAGTTCGGTGGACAGCGATTCGGTGAGATGGAGGTGTGGGCGATGCAGGCATACGGCGCCGCCTACACCCTGCAGGAACTGCTCACCATCAAGTCCGATGACGTGGTCGGCCGTGTCAAGGTCTACGAGGCAATTGTCAAGGGCGAGAACATCCCGGATCCGGGTATCCCGGAGTCCTTCAAGGTTCTCCTCAAGGAGCTCCAGTCGCTCTGCCTGAACGTGGAGGTCCTCTCCGCCGACGGCACACCGATGGAGCTCGCGGGTGACGACGACGACTTCGATCAGGCAGGCGCCTCACTGGGCATCAACCTGTCCCGTGACGAGCGTTCCGACGCCGATACCGCATAG
- the rplL gene encoding 50S ribosomal protein L7/L12, whose translation MAKLTKDELIEAFKEMTLIELSEFVKEFEEVFEVTAAAPVAVAAAGAAGGEAAAAEEKDEFDVVLEDAGAKKIGVIKVVRELVSGLGLKEAKELVEGAPKAILEGANKDDAEAAKAKLEEAGAKVTLK comes from the coding sequence ATGGCTAAGCTCACCAAGGACGAGCTCATTGAGGCTTTCAAGGAAATGACCCTCATCGAGCTCTCTGAGTTCGTCAAGGAATTCGAAGAGGTCTTCGAGGTCACCGCTGCTGCTCCGGTCGCCGTTGCTGCTGCAGGTGCCGCTGGCGGCGAAGCTGCTGCTGCTGAGGAGAAGGACGAGTTCGACGTCGTTCTCGAGGACGCTGGCGCCAAGAAGATCGGCGTGATCAAGGTTGTCCGCGAGCTCGTCTCCGGCCTGGGCCTGAAGGAAGCCAAGGAGCTCGTCGAGGGCGCACCTAAGGCTATCCTCGAGGGTGCAAACAAGGACGACGCTGAGGCTGCCAAGGCTAAGCTCGAAGAGGCTGGCGCAAAGGTCACCCTCAAGTAA
- a CDS encoding phytoene desaturase family protein has translation MTKHPERKRRAVVVGSGPNGLTTACLLAREGWQVDVYEQGSRPGGAARSAPVLGEGTIVDMGAAAHPFGIASPAFADLDLQAHGLTWAHSRYAMAHPLDDGRAAFLSRGLDTTATQLGEDASRWRHVHGLVTRGLDKHLENVLGPVLRFPPHPVKMAAFGALALLPARTLARAAFETEEARVLFSGSAVHAITPPAQPLTASFGLLFGSLGMVHGWPVAVGGTQSVVNALVRVLESFGGVIHTDHPVEDLREFSGADAVVLNLTPAQVSRLKGVELSHRASRIMKKWKYGPGSYKLDILLDGPIPWSNPEVADATTVHVCGGLDEIQLAESEAAAGHLPEKPFVLVCQQQAADPSRGPKDATVVWAYAHVPQGFVDKQATMRILRQIERFAPGFRDRILKVVENSAVDLERWNPNLIGGDVGGGATSGIQALRRMPYKLGPGLYMASSSTSPGGGVHGMPGEWVARKVLHDFS, from the coding sequence GTGACGAAGCATCCTGAGAGAAAACGCCGTGCAGTGGTCGTGGGGTCGGGCCCGAACGGGCTGACAACAGCATGCCTCCTCGCCCGGGAGGGGTGGCAGGTCGATGTGTATGAGCAGGGCAGTCGTCCCGGTGGTGCCGCCAGATCCGCCCCCGTGCTGGGGGAGGGCACCATCGTGGATATGGGGGCCGCCGCCCACCCGTTCGGTATCGCCTCGCCGGCGTTCGCCGACCTCGATCTGCAGGCGCACGGCCTGACCTGGGCGCATTCGCGCTACGCCATGGCGCACCCCCTCGATGACGGTCGCGCGGCGTTTCTCAGCCGTGGTCTGGACACCACCGCCACCCAGCTGGGTGAGGATGCCTCCCGGTGGCGGCATGTCCACGGACTGGTCACCCGAGGGTTGGACAAGCATCTGGAAAACGTCCTGGGGCCGGTGCTCCGTTTCCCACCGCACCCGGTGAAGATGGCGGCCTTCGGGGCGCTCGCCCTGCTGCCGGCGCGCACCCTGGCCCGCGCCGCCTTCGAGACCGAGGAGGCGCGGGTGCTGTTCTCCGGGTCCGCGGTCCATGCGATCACCCCACCGGCACAGCCCCTGACAGCCTCCTTTGGTCTGCTGTTCGGCTCCCTGGGGATGGTGCATGGCTGGCCGGTCGCGGTCGGTGGCACGCAGAGCGTGGTGAACGCGCTGGTCCGGGTCCTGGAGAGCTTCGGTGGTGTCATCCACACCGATCATCCGGTGGAGGATCTGCGCGAGTTCTCCGGCGCCGACGCGGTGGTGCTCAACCTCACCCCGGCCCAGGTATCCAGGCTCAAGGGTGTGGAACTGTCCCACCGTGCGTCCCGGATCATGAAGAAGTGGAAATACGGGCCCGGATCCTACAAGCTGGATATCCTCCTGGACGGTCCCATCCCGTGGTCGAACCCGGAGGTGGCGGATGCCACCACAGTGCATGTGTGTGGGGGGCTGGATGAGATCCAGCTCGCGGAATCCGAGGCGGCCGCGGGCCACCTGCCGGAGAAACCCTTCGTGCTGGTCTGTCAGCAGCAGGCGGCGGACCCCTCCCGTGGTCCGAAGGATGCGACGGTGGTCTGGGCGTATGCCCATGTGCCCCAGGGGTTTGTGGACAAGCAGGCCACCATGCGGATCCTCCGCCAGATCGAACGTTTCGCCCCCGGTTTCCGGGACCGCATCCTCAAGGTCGTGGAGAACAGTGCGGTGGACCTGGAGCGGTGGAACCCCAACCTGATCGGCGGGGATGTCGGGGGCGGAGCCACCAGCGGCATCCAGGCCCTGCGCCGCATGCCGTACAAGCTGGGCCCGGGGCTGTACATGGCGTCGTCGTCCACCAGCCCCGGCGGTGGGGTCCACGGCATGCCGGGGGAGTGGGTGGCCAGGAAGGTGCTGCACGACTTCAGCTGA
- a CDS encoding DUF3068 domain-containing protein translates to MLPKTRIFSALLLGIGVALIVWGLVAPRFVHADGRLPLDLDATTYTLTDDNGQTLLNSDPEAGLVTTPITRQLHFQVMDPADADRATLRVGDTLLHGVEGVDGNDQERLLSASVYNFRVDRFTGEILSEMAVTSQLASPTLNYDVEGIWLKFPTDAEATSYPMLDTTLRQARPADFVESTEVDGRTIMHYRQVIDRANVAESFADPSNTTTLTREDGGTTTGYLYHDVVRDFWVDQRTGLIVDMNERIDDFYGDRTGEKYEQVLLFEGTLSDGQVSDLIAQASDIPDGESAQTANTIGMIVGGVLALIGLAGSFGLFDRARRRRSRGTA, encoded by the coding sequence ATGCTGCCTAAAACCAGGATCTTCTCCGCGCTCCTGCTCGGAATTGGTGTGGCACTGATCGTGTGGGGGCTGGTCGCCCCCCGCTTTGTGCACGCTGATGGTCGACTGCCTCTGGACCTCGACGCCACCACCTACACGCTGACCGACGACAATGGTCAGACACTGCTGAACTCGGACCCCGAGGCCGGGTTGGTCACCACCCCGATCACCCGACAGCTGCACTTCCAGGTGATGGACCCCGCCGATGCGGACCGGGCGACCCTGCGCGTCGGTGACACCCTCCTGCACGGCGTGGAGGGCGTTGACGGCAATGATCAGGAGAGGCTGCTGTCGGCCTCCGTGTACAACTTCCGGGTGGACCGCTTCACCGGTGAGATCCTCTCCGAGATGGCCGTGACCAGTCAGCTCGCCAGCCCCACCCTCAACTACGACGTGGAGGGGATCTGGTTGAAGTTCCCCACGGATGCGGAGGCCACCTCCTACCCGATGCTGGACACCACCCTCAGGCAGGCCCGCCCGGCTGATTTCGTCGAATCCACCGAGGTCGACGGTCGCACCATCATGCACTACCGGCAGGTGATCGACAGGGCGAATGTGGCGGAGTCCTTCGCGGACCCCTCCAACACCACCACCCTGACCCGCGAGGATGGCGGCACCACCACCGGTTACCTCTACCACGATGTGGTCCGTGACTTCTGGGTGGATCAGCGCACCGGTCTGATCGTGGATATGAACGAGCGGATCGACGATTTCTACGGTGACCGCACGGGGGAGAAGTACGAGCAGGTCCTGTTGTTCGAGGGGACGCTTTCCGACGGGCAGGTCAGCGACCTCATCGCCCAGGCGTCCGACATCCCGGACGGGGAGTCGGCACAGACCGCCAACACCATCGGCATGATCGTCGGGGGCGTCCTCGCCCTCATCGGGTTGGCCGGCAGCTTCGGGCTCTTCGACCGGGCACGTCGACGCCGGTCACGAGGCACCGCATAG
- a CDS encoding ABC transporter ATP-binding protein, whose product MLAPHPQTNSFCQKELARVRREHIGFVFQSSGNLPSALKARDQLELAARILGRRGRRSNDELLEAVGMAHRAEHRPATLSGGERQRIGIARALVGGPDLLLVDEPTAALDRNRAHEIVRLLAHECHELGVAGVMVTHDLEVIEHCDRVYDMVDGKLTARDQASWYAQDNRTLGPGAPGCPAPGRARRGGTVDRRR is encoded by the coding sequence TTGCTGGCCCCGCACCCACAAACCAACAGTTTTTGCCAGAAGGAACTCGCACGGGTGCGTCGTGAGCACATCGGGTTCGTCTTCCAGTCCTCCGGTAACCTGCCGTCGGCGCTCAAGGCGCGTGATCAGCTGGAGCTGGCGGCCCGGATCCTGGGGCGTCGTGGGCGTCGCAGCAATGATGAGCTGCTCGAGGCTGTCGGGATGGCGCACCGTGCGGAGCACCGTCCGGCGACCCTGTCCGGTGGTGAGCGTCAGCGCATCGGTATCGCCCGCGCCCTGGTGGGCGGGCCTGACCTGCTGCTTGTCGACGAACCGACCGCCGCCCTCGACCGCAACCGCGCCCATGAGATCGTCCGGTTGCTCGCCCACGAATGCCACGAACTCGGTGTCGCCGGCGTCATGGTCACCCACGACCTCGAGGTGATCGAGCACTGTGACCGTGTCTACGACATGGTTGACGGGAAGCTCACGGCCAGGGACCAGGCTTCATGGTATGCCCAAGATAACCGAACCCTCGGTCCCGGAGCACCGGGCTGCCCAGCACCGGGCCGTGCTCGACGCGGCGGAACGGTTGATCGTCGCCGGTGA
- the rplJ gene encoding 50S ribosomal protein L10, protein MANPKNEAALAELKAQFAETDSIVLTEYRGLTVAQTTELRRALGDDVQYSVAKNTLVKIAAQEAGVEGLDDLLTGPTAVAFIKGEAVDTAKVLKKFGDDNKAFVVKGGYMDGNALTADQVKAIAELDNRETTLAKLAGAMKGNLAKAAGLFNAPASQVARLAAALQEKKDA, encoded by the coding sequence ATGGCAAATCCAAAGAACGAAGCAGCTCTGGCAGAGCTCAAGGCACAGTTCGCTGAGACCGATTCCATCGTTCTCACCGAGTACCGTGGCCTGACCGTGGCTCAGACCACCGAGCTGCGTCGCGCACTGGGTGATGATGTCCAGTACTCCGTCGCCAAGAACACCCTTGTCAAGATCGCCGCTCAGGAAGCTGGCGTCGAGGGCCTTGATGATCTCCTGACCGGTCCGACCGCTGTTGCCTTCATCAAGGGCGAGGCTGTCGACACCGCAAAGGTGCTGAAGAAATTCGGCGATGACAACAAGGCATTCGTAGTCAAGGGTGGCTACATGGATGGCAATGCTCTGACCGCAGATCAGGTCAAGGCAATTGCCGAGCTGGACAACCGCGAGACCACTCTCGCGAAGCTTGCCGGCGCCATGAAGGGCAACTTGGCAAAGGCCGCAGGCCTGTTCAACGCCCCTGCTTCCCAGGTCGCACGCCTCGCAGCTGCGCTCCAGGAGAAGAAGGACGCTTAA
- the rplA gene encoding 50S ribosomal protein L1 → MSKNSKAYREAAAKIDAGREYTPLQAAELVKETSSKNFDASVDVAIRLGVDPRKADQLVRGTVSLPNGTGKTVRVAVFAAGEKATEAEAAGADFVGTDELVERIQGGWTDFDVAIATPDQMAKIGRIARVLGPRGLMPNPKTGTVTNDVAKAIEEVKGGKISFRVDKASNLHAAIGKASFDAKALAENYGALIDELLRIKPSSSKGIYLKKITMSSTTGPGVAVDTHITKNYTAEA, encoded by the coding sequence ATGAGCAAGAACTCCAAGGCTTACCGCGAGGCCGCCGCCAAGATCGACGCCGGCCGCGAGTACACCCCACTGCAGGCTGCAGAACTGGTCAAGGAGACCTCCTCCAAGAACTTCGACGCCTCCGTCGACGTGGCCATCCGCCTCGGCGTTGACCCCCGTAAGGCTGACCAGCTGGTCCGTGGCACCGTCTCCCTGCCCAACGGCACCGGCAAGACCGTCCGCGTCGCTGTCTTCGCCGCTGGCGAGAAGGCAACCGAGGCTGAGGCCGCTGGCGCTGACTTCGTCGGCACCGACGAGCTCGTCGAGCGCATCCAGGGTGGCTGGACCGACTTCGACGTCGCCATCGCAACCCCGGACCAGATGGCCAAGATCGGCCGCATCGCCCGCGTCCTGGGCCCCCGTGGCCTGATGCCGAACCCGAAGACCGGCACCGTCACCAACGATGTCGCCAAGGCCATCGAAGAGGTCAAGGGCGGCAAGATCTCCTTCCGCGTTGACAAGGCCTCCAACCTGCACGCCGCCATCGGCAAGGCATCCTTCGATGCCAAGGCACTGGCTGAGAACTACGGCGCACTCATCGATGAGCTCCTCCGTATCAAGCCTTCCTCCTCCAAGGGCATCTACCTGAAGAAGATCACCATGTCTTCCACCACCGGCCCAGGCGTTGCAGTGGATACCCACATCACCAAGAACTACACCGCCGAGGCATAA